The Candidatus Zixiibacteriota bacterium genomic interval CCGCAGATTGCTCGTTGCGCTGCCGCGCACTACCGGCGCGGTCTGAATCTGCGCCAACTGCTTCGCCGTCTCCGACAGCTTCAATTGCCGCGGTTGCAGGTCGCTCTGCGGGCCTGTCCTCAGCGGTATCAGATCCATGAAGCAGATTGGGCATTTGCCCGGTTTCGGCAGCCTGATCTGCGGATGCATCGAGCAGGTCCAGACCTCCGCCGCCGGTGCGCGGTTCTGGCCGGAGTCATCGCTGTGTGTGGCCGGAGCGCTTCCGCCGAAGATCATCGCCCCCAGCACAAAAGCCGTCACCGCTACCGCTGCGATTATGCCGGTTAATTTCCAGTTCATCGACATCTACTTCCTGGGCATTGCTGTGACTGCCTAACCGTGATTGTGTCCGTCATGCTCGTCATGCTTCTCTTGCGGCTCCGCCTTCGGCGCCGGCATCATTTCATCCAGCTTCTTCATAATCTTTTTGGCTTCTTTCGCATTGAACGACGCCTTGCACTTCGAGCAGCAGAAGTAGATGCGCCGCCCATCGTAGTCGACGAAGACGTTCTTGTTTTCCAGCTCTTCGCCCGAGACCGGGCATCTGGTCTGGATGTTCTCGAACAACACGCCGTCGGCCGCGGCTTTCTTGAAGAACTTGTCCGGATCCGCCTTCAGCTTCGGCCCGCACATCGGGCAGCAGTGATAGACCCGCTGGCCCTGGATGTCGGTAAAGACGGTCGAGTCGATCTTGCCGCCCATCACCGGGCAATGCGTCTGCGGCTTCAACTCTTTGGCGTCGGCCTTCTTGGTGGCGTCAGCGTTGTCGCCGCCGAAGGCGGTGAATCCGGCCAGCGATGCCAGCGCGATCAGGATCAAAGAGAGTTTGCGAATCATGGTTAATTCTCCTCCAGATATGATTTCTTGGTGATTTTGATGTCTATCTCTTGCCCGGTCAAGACCTCGATTTCGGCGAGTTTGATCGCCGCGTCGGTTTTGGCGCGCTCGAAGTTGATTTCAAATTCCAATAACTGCCGCTGGGAATCGAGCAGCATCAAAAAGTCGATCTGGCCGGCTTGATATGCGGTCAAATTGACGTTGAGCCCCTCTTGCGCCTTCGGAATCAGCCCGTCGCGGTACAGGCGCATCCGCCGCAACGCATCCTCGTATTCGTAATGCGCCATCGACACCATCGCCGCCAAGTCGTTCCGCTCTTCCTGGTGCATGTACTCCGTCGCCCGCACCTTCGCCTCGGCCGCCTGCCGCATTGCCTTGTTCTTGCCAAACCAAATCGGCAGCGTCATCTGAATCGTCAGCATGTAATCGTTCATGTTTTCATCCTGCTGGGCCATGTTGTCGAACAACTTCGAGCGCTCGTACTCAACGCCGACCATGAATTCCGGTCTGGCTTCCTTGCGCGCGACCGTGATCTCCTCTCGCTCCGATTCGATCTCATGCAGAATTCCCAACAACTTAGGGCTGTAGCGAACGGCATGCGCAATCAGCGTATCGCGATCGATGGAAGACTCGTAGAGGACAAAGTCGCGCGGGATCGGCAGAGCGAGTGTGTCGGGCAAGTTCAACTGTGCCAGCAATTTGGCCTGCACAGGCTTGAGCATCCGCTCCATTGACACAATCATATTCTCCAGATCTGCAAGCTCAATCTGCGCTTTGACCAGATCGGGATGCATCGCCAAACCCGCTTGATATCGCGTGCGCACCACCGCCTCGAATTGCCGCATCAATTCGAAGTTGGCGCGAGTCAAGGCGAGTTGACGGGCGGCGAAGTAGTATTCGAAGTAGGCAGACTTGACCTTGAAGCGTGTCACAAGTCGTTCACTCTCAAAGTCTTGGAGCGCGGCGTCAGCCATCCGGGCAGCAGCCCGTCTCTTGGCGCCGAGCATTCCAAACCACGGAATCGGCTGCATCAGGCCAAACTTGTGACTGCGGACACCGAGCGGGTCAGAGAAGTTGTCATAGCCGTAAGTATATGACAGAATTGGATTTTCGAGCGCTCCGGCGAAACCAACCATCGCCTTCGCCGATTGCCAGCGATAGAAAGAGGCGCGCAGACCGCAACAATCGCGGGCGCCGAGTTTGAGGTAGTCCTCCAAAGTCGTT includes:
- a CDS encoding TolC family protein, whose product is MMKSALVILAILVFGAVAGAQGQSISLSDSLFSLFRTVAEDVPSFDSTTTLEDYLKLGARDCCGLRASFYRWQSAKAMVGFAGALENPILSYTYGYDNFSDPLGVRSHKFGLMQPIPWFGMLGAKRRAAARMADAALQDFESERLVTRFKVKSAYFEYYFAARQLALTRANFELMRQFEAVVRTRYQAGLAMHPDLVKAQIELADLENMIVSMERMLKPVQAKLLAQLNLPDTLALPIPRDFVLYESSIDRDTLIAHAVRYSPKLLGILHEIESEREEITVARKEARPEFMVGVEYERSKLFDNMAQQDENMNDYMLTIQMTLPIWFGKNKAMRQAAEAKVRATEYMHQEERNDLAAMVSMAHYEYEDALRRMRLYRDGLIPKAQEGLNVNLTAYQAGQIDFLMLLDSQRQLLEFEINFERAKTDAAIKLAEIEVLTGQEIDIKITKKSYLEEN